The sequence GCGTCCTTTCGCGCGAAGGTAAACCATTCGATATTACATTAACCACCTACTCAGACAGACCAGAGCTGCCTATCGTAGCTACCGCGATTCAAGCTCAGCTTAAAGAAGTCGGCATTCAAGTGAATGTTTCTATCGATAACTCAAGTGCAATTCCATCGAAACACAAAGACGGCACCTTAGAAATGGCGCTCGTGGCGCGTAATTTTGGTACTACGGCGGATCCCCTAGCCTTACTAATGCGCGATTTTGCGAGCCATAAAGGCAGTGATTGGGGGCCGATGAACTGGTCTTCTGATGAGTTCAGCAGCTTACTTCAACGTCTATCGGTTGAACCGAACCAAGACCACTATAATCAAATGACTCAAGAGGCTTCATCCATATTAGCGGATGAAATGCCACTGATTCCTGTGACTTTCTACACTCAGTTAGTTGCGGTCAATGAACGTGTTAACCACTTCTCTTTTGACCCATTTGAAATCAACTACCGCATCTCAGAGATGACGATTAATGATTAATATCTTAATCCGAAGATTACTCCAAGCCGGCTTTGTGGCCTGGAGTATCGGAACACTCACTTTCATTTTAATGCGCTTGTTACCCGGTGACTTTGCTTTTCGAATTGCAGCGGGTCGCTATGGGTATGATTATGTGGATGCGGATGCGGCACAAGCGGTTTATCAAGAGCTAGGGCTTGATCGTTCGGGCTTGCAGCTATACCTCGAATGGCTATGGGATCTTCTCCATTTTGATTTGGGAACATCATTGATTAGTGGCACCCCCGTCATTGATGAAATCAGCCACCAGCTCGGGCACTCCATTTTATTGGCAGTCGTCGCGACCGTCATTTCTCTTCTAATTGCCATCCCAATCGGTATTTATTGTGGAAAACGGACCGACTCTTTTGCTGACCACTTCTCGCTATTAGGTTCCATCGTCTTAAGAGCCCAGCCTGTATTTCTGATTGGTTTGGCTTTGGTGATTATCTTTGCGTTACAACTGAATTGGCTGCCAGTGGCTGGCTTTGGACGAGTCGAGTTTATTATTTTACCCGCCCTCGCCTTAGCGCTATCTCTGGCTGCAATGTCTAGTCGCCTTATAAGAAATGCCACTCATGATGCCATCACAGCACCGCATTTTTTATTCGCTCGTTTAAAAGGACTAACTGAGGCGCAAGCTTTTCAACATCACGCTCATAAACACATCGCTTTACCTGTTATTACTTTTGTTGGCGTTCAAGCAACTGGGTTAATTGAAGGGATCATTATGATCGAGTCATTATTCTCTTGGCCGGGCATTGGTCACGCGTTAGCGCATGCGATTTTCCGTAGAGATATCCCAATGATCCAAGGTTCTGCTCTGCTAATGGGGCTTTTGTTTGTGGTCATCAATACCTTAGTCGATCTGGTCAATTATCAATTAGATCCAAGGCAGCGAGCCAATAAACCCTCTGCTTTATTTTCAAAATTTAGACCTAATAAACGACAAGCAGAATCCGAAAATAAGAAGGTTAAGATCGTATGAATTTAACAAAACCGCAATGGTTAGGCTTGATTATCCTAGCCGCCTTGTTATGCGTGGTCATTCTAGAACGGATTGTCTATCAAGGTGATATTGCCAAGCAAAACTTAGACCTTGCCTTCACAACGCCTTCTGTCGAAGAACCTTTAGGCCGAGACCATTTTGGACGCAGTAATTTAGCGAGACTAAGCCATGCCATCAGCACTTCACTTTCCATGGCGTTAGTCAGTATTACCACCGCGGCGTTATTGGGAACGTCAATGGGAGTAATAGCCGGTTGGAAACAAGGATGGTGGGATAAAATATTTTCATTCAACGTGAACATGATACTCGCCATGCCCGGCCTAATTCTTGTTTTACTTTTTGCAGCTATGGTACCGGGATCATTTCTTATTCTTTACATCGCCATATCGCTCATGCTGTGGGTGGATTTTTTCCGTGTGTCGCGTAACCGAACTTTGTCACTCATTCAATCGCCTGCTGTAGAGGCATCACGACTTTATGGGTTCAACCACTGGTATATTTTTAAACGTCACTTGTGGCCAGATTGCCGAAATGATCTATTCACCCTGTTCTGTTTTGGTACCGGTAATTCAATACTGGCACTTGCATCTTTAGGCTTTCTGCATGTTGGGCTTAAGCCGCCAGAAGCTGAGCTAGGCTTGATGATGGTTGAACTATTTCGTTACTACCACCAAGCTCCTTGGGTTTTGATTCAACCAGTACTGACCGTTTTTCTTCTCGTACTAAGTTTTCATTTATTAGCTCAAGGAAAACGTCTAACTCAACAAAATAAACATTCGCATAATGAACCAAGGTGTAAACAAGAAAAATCACGACTAGGGAAACAAGCGGGTAAAGGAGTAACAGCATGAACGCAATGTTAAAAATTGAAAACCTGTCGATTCATACTGACACTCAAACCTTAGTCCAGAACTTAAGTTTAGATTTATATCCGCAGCGTCCGCTCACC comes from Vibrio syngnathi and encodes:
- a CDS encoding ABC transporter permease; translated protein: MINILIRRLLQAGFVAWSIGTLTFILMRLLPGDFAFRIAAGRYGYDYVDADAAQAVYQELGLDRSGLQLYLEWLWDLLHFDLGTSLISGTPVIDEISHQLGHSILLAVVATVISLLIAIPIGIYCGKRTDSFADHFSLLGSIVLRAQPVFLIGLALVIIFALQLNWLPVAGFGRVEFIILPALALALSLAAMSSRLIRNATHDAITAPHFLFARLKGLTEAQAFQHHAHKHIALPVITFVGVQATGLIEGIIMIESLFSWPGIGHALAHAIFRRDIPMIQGSALLMGLLFVVINTLVDLVNYQLDPRQRANKPSALFSKFRPNKRQAESENKKVKIV
- a CDS encoding ABC transporter permease, with protein sequence MNLTKPQWLGLIILAALLCVVILERIVYQGDIAKQNLDLAFTTPSVEEPLGRDHFGRSNLARLSHAISTSLSMALVSITTAALLGTSMGVIAGWKQGWWDKIFSFNVNMILAMPGLILVLLFAAMVPGSFLILYIAISLMLWVDFFRVSRNRTLSLIQSPAVEASRLYGFNHWYIFKRHLWPDCRNDLFTLFCFGTGNSILALASLGFLHVGLKPPEAELGLMMVELFRYYHQAPWVLIQPVLTVFLLVLSFHLLAQGKRLTQQNKHSHNEPRCKQEKSRLGKQAGKGVTA